A single Epinephelus fuscoguttatus linkage group LG13, E.fuscoguttatus.final_Chr_v1 DNA region contains:
- the phgdh gene encoding D-3-phosphoglycerate dehydrogenase encodes MAPISIKTVLISESVDPRCRSILEENGIRVTEKQNMKKDELLAEIKDYDGLVVRSATKVTADVINAATNLKIIGRAGTGVDNVDVDAATKKGIIVMNTPSGNTISAAELTCALLMSLSRNVPQAAMSMKQGNWDRKKFMGAELYGKVLGIVGLGRIGKEVASRMQSFGMRTIGYDPITPPEVAASWGVEPMSLEQLWPQCDYITVHTPLMPSTVGLLCDETFAKCKKGVKVVNCARGGIIDEAALLRALESGQCGGAGLDVFVEEPPKDRSLVNHPNVISCPHLGASTKEAQARCGEDIALQIVDMVTGKKLVGAVNAQVLASTFSQESHQLIKLGEAVGAVLQSCSASVKPFKHVQITTQGDCMKSSTGYMTSSVLVGLLNQESSCCPNLINVLSLATESGIMVNHTHCGSDGAASDVCKVEIEANGCSYKASGSVQGGVPVLLELSDSVFRQPVSLTGNLLFFKASASPQLLSSVAGLLATEGVEIESFSAPADRTGDLWYCVGVSSLLRDLSALKPLVKEAAQLSI; translated from the exons ATGGCCCCTATCTCCATCAAGACTGTGCTGATCAGTGAAAGTGTGGACCCTCGCTGCAGGAGCATCCTGGAGGAAAACGGCATCCGAGTGACGGAGAAACAGAACATGAAGAAGGATGAGTTACTGGCGGAGATTAAG GACTACGATGGCCTTGTGGTTAGATCTGCAACAAAGGTAACGGCTGATGTCATCAATGCTGCTACTAATCTCAAAATCATTGGGAGAGCTGGAACTGGCGTGGACAATGTGGATGTAGACGCTGCAACCAAAAAGGGTATTATTGTCATGAA CACACCAAGCGGTAACACGATCAGTGCCGCCGAGCTGACATGTGCACTACTGATGAGCCTCTCAAG AAATGTGCCTCAAGCTGCAATGTCCATGAAACAAGGGAATTGGGATCGCAAAAAG TTCATGGGTGCAGAGCTGTACGGCAAAGTACTCGGAATAGTTGGACTTGGAAGAATAGGAAAGGAAGTCGCCTCAAGAATGCAGTCATTTGGCATGAGG ACAATCGGCTACGATCCAATCACTCCTCCTGAGGTGGCAGCCAGCTGGGGGGTGGAGCCGATGTCTCTGGAGCAGCTGTGGCCACAGTGTGATTATATCACTGTCCATACTCCCCTAATGCCCTCTACTGTTG GTCTGCTTTGTGATGAAACATTTGCTAAATGCAAGAAAGGAGTGAAGGTTGTGAACTGTGCACGAGGGGGCATCATCGACGAGGCTGCTCTCCTCAGAGCTTTGGAGTCCGGACAGTGTGGAGGAGCAGGGCTTGATGTCTTTGTTGAG GAGCCTCCTAAGGACCGCTCATTGGTCAACCATCCCAACGTCATCAGCTGTCCTCACCTGGGAGCCAGTACAAAGGAAGCTCAGGCTCGCTGTGGGGAGGACATCGCTCTGCAGATTGTGGACATGGTGACTGGGAAGAAGCTGGTGGGAGCA GTAAACGCACAGGTTTTGGCCAGCACGTTCTCCCAGGAGTCTCACCAGCTGATCAAACTCGGAGAAGCTGTCGGAGCTGTGCTGCAGTCATGCTCTGCTTCTGTGAAGCCGTTTAAACATGTCCAAATTACTACTCAAG GGGATTGCATGAAGTCCTCCACTGGTTACATGACTTCATCAGTACTGGTCGGACTGCTGAACCAAGAATCCAGCTGCTGCCCGAACCTCATCAACGTACTGAGCCTGGCCACGGAGTCTGGCATCATG GTAAACCATACCCACTGTGGGTCTGACGGGGCTGCCAGTGATGTGTGTAAGGTGGAGATCGAGGCCAATGGCTGCAGCTACAAAGCCAGTGGCTCAGTTCAAGGTGGAGTGCCAGTCCTTCTGGAGCTGAGCGATAGTGTGTTCAGACAGCCAGTCTCTCTAACTGGAAACCTGCTGTTCTTCAAGGCCTCCGCAAGTCCTCAGCTCCTATCCTCAGTGGCTG GACTTCTGGCCACAGAGGGAGTGGAGATTGAGTCCTTCAGTGCTCCCGCAGACCGCACTGGGGATCTGTGGTATTGTGTGGGGGTGTCCTCTCTCCTGCGGGACCTCAGTGCCTTGAAGCCTTTGGTTAAGGAGGCTGCACAACTCAGCATTTAG
- the klhl23 gene encoding kelch-like protein 23, translated as MSHKQAEIYTYDFCDGDHPAELLDALRHFYISGLFTDVALQCGESGQVFHCHKALLSARSSYFKVMFTADMRERSNSVIKLTGVDCGVLGVLVNYVYTAQVCITESNVQSLLEAADLLQFLSVKQACEEFLIRLLDVDNCLGMHAFAELHLCPSLEREARRVMLSRFMEIIQQDEFLELDHERMRSVLAAQNLTAQRDEVLIDAVAKWVTHDLDNRVHCAAELLHSIHLDLDEIYFKTTLEVHRQCSLNSKGTFKSLIVQALRSNGKEMCAGRKMSSNMYIIGGYYWHPLCEVHIWDPISNTWVQGKDMPDHARESYSVTLLGANIYVTGGYRTNTVEALDTVSVYNCDYDEWTEACPMITARYYHCSVALHGCIYAVGGYRGGAPEQETEYYDPLKKKWFPLAKMIQGVGNATACVMGDKIYVTGGHYGYRGNCTYEKIQVYRTDVNEWSISTISPHPEYGLCSVALDNKLYLVGGQTTIADCYDIERDEWRPISVMKERRMECGAVVMNGCIYVTGGYSYSKGTYLQSIEKYDPELDSWEIVGTLPSPTRSHGSVCVYSV; from the exons ATGTCACACAAGCAAGCTGAAATCTACACATATGACTTCTGTGATGGTGACCACCCAGCAGAGCTCCTGGATGCTCTCAGGCACTTCTACATCAGTGGCTTGTTTACAGACGTTGCTCTACAATGTGGCGAGTCTGGGCAGGTGTTTCACTGCCACAAGGCGCTGCTGTCAGCCCGCAGCTCCTATTTCAAAGTCATGTTCACAGCTGACATGAGGGAGAGGTCAAACAGCGTCATCAAACTCACCGGGGTGGACTGCGGCGTCTTGGGTGTGCTGGTGAATTATGTGTACACAGCGCAGGTGTGCATCACTGAGAGCAACGTGCAGAGCCTGTTGGAAGCTGCTGACCTGCTGCAGTTCCTATCTGTGAAACAAGCATGTGAGGAGTTTCTCATTCGCCTCCTGGATGTGGACAACTGCCTGGGGATGCATGCTTTTGCTGAGCTGCACCTGTGTCCCAGTCTAGAGAGGGAGGCCCGCAGAGTGATGCTGAGCAGGTTCATGGAGATCATTCAGCAGGACGAGTTCCTAGAGCTGGACCATGAGAGGATGAGATCAGTTTTGGCAGCTCAGAACCTCACAGCGCAGAGGGATGAAGTGTTGATAGATGCTGTAGCCAAATGGGTGACCCATGACTTGGATAATCGTGTCCACTGTGCTGCAGAGTTGCTGCACTCCATCCATCTGGACCTGGATGAGATTTACTTCAAGACCACTTTAGAAGTGCACAGACAATGCTCTCTGAACAGTAAAGGGACGTTTAAATCTCTGATCGTTCAGGCTTTAAGATCCAATGGTAAGGAGATGTGTGCAGGCAGAAAAATGTCTTCCAACATGTATATCATTGGTGGATACTACTGGCACCCTCTCTGTGAGGTTCACATATGGGATCCAATCAGCAACACCTGGGTGCAAGGAAAAGACATGCCTGACCACGCAAGAGAGAGCTACAGCGTCACCTTACTTGGAGCAAATATCTATGTGACTGGTGGTTACAGGACAAACACTGTTGAGGCTCTGGACACAGTTTCTGTTTATAACTGTGACTATGATGAATGGACCGAGGCTTGCCCCATGATCACAGCTAGATACTACCATTGCTCGGTGGCTTTGCATGGCTGTATTTATGCAGTCGGAGGATACAGAGGAGGAGCTCCAGAGCAAGAGACTGAATATTATGATCCCCTGAAAAAGAAATGGTTCCCTTTGGCCAAAATGATCCAAG GTGTGGGAAATGCTACTGCCTGTGTAATGGGAGATAAAATCTATGTGACTGGAGGTCATTATGGGTACAGAGGAAACTGCACCTATGAAAAAATCCAAGTCTACAGGACAGATGTCAACGAGTGGAGTATCAGCACCATAAGTCCACATCCAG AGTACGGGCTGTGTTCAGTGGCTCTCGACAACAAGCTGTATTTGGTTGGAGGACAGACGACAATTGCAGACTGCTACGACATAGAGAGAGACGAATGGAGGCCAATATCGGtgatgaaggagaggaggatggaGTGTGGGGCGGTGGTAATGAATGGCTGTATTTATGTAACAGGAGGATACTCGTACTCAAAGGGGACTTATCTGCAGAGCATTGAGAAATATGACCCCGAGCTGGACTCTTGGGAGATTGTGGGGACTCTTCCAAGCCCAACCAGATCACATggaagtgtttgtgtttacagtgtgtag